Below is a genomic region from Daphnia pulicaria isolate SC F1-1A chromosome 10, SC_F0-13Bv2, whole genome shotgun sequence.
TGGAAATAAATAAGTGCGCGTAGCGGATATCCCCCTTTTTCAGATGGCGGGCGAACGATAAAACGCccttgaatgaatgaatgattcCGTATCATTTACTCATCATCGCCCCTTTCTTATGACAAGTATAGCGTGAAAAATACAAATCCATTCCAATATCTCTTTCCTTCCCCCCATCGTTTCTGTGTATAACTGCTGAGACGATGATTGATGCTATAGCCattccattcttcttctctcagAAGAAAATTGTGTCTAGTTCGTGATTTTTGCCATACGAGAGGGGAAAAGGGGCGCCACTATCTACTGtcgctcctttttattttgaagtcGAATTTGAAATACTCAAGTCATCATGTTTCTTTGGCagcaaagggggaaaaatctCCAGGGTTGGCTACGTGCATGGgcggatggggggggggggagagaaggaTGCAGGACACAAGTGGTATAAAGATGTCTGAATAAAAGCTAAAAGAGGAGAgctctagagagagagagtcggtgATGAAGGATCTGTCTGCCGACTCTCAAAGAAGAAAGCAAGAAATCCCCTTTCTCAagtgaagaagaataaagtcgGAATAGGAAGAGATATGCGTCGTGTGTGTGACTTATACAGACGGCCACGCATGGCGTATCTCGTTCCACGTCAAAGGCGCTCTCCACTTTCTTGTGCGCTCGATCGCAGTCGCGGCGCCAATGTGATGATATTCGCGTGTTTTGGTGACACGTGTATCGGATGAAacttgccttttttttatcttcctcTGATGGCCATCATCATCTGCGTGCGTTCGTGTTAAGTGTAGAGAAGTTGGGCGTGCCGGGGGCTTAATTTTCCACCTATTattcgggggaaaaaaacccaaaacaaatGTTGATTGCATCATACATCCcggagattttatttttatcgtctCCGCAATTCCTCCCGGCACGTGCATTACGTAAAGGCGTAATAAGAGACTTGCGTCAGACATTTGAATaagctcgtgtgtgtgtgcgcgtatACATATTTAATAAGCGGcgcatataatataatatcacTTTCTAAACTATTCATCTTTGTGAGCGCCCAGGTTGTATGTTGTATACATTTCCCTCCGTATCCCTTGACGAAATTAATTGGATACCCCCTCGTTGGTCATGTTATTGTTTTtcaggaagagagagaaggtggCTGGTGTTATGTACATGCaggaatttttcttattggaGATGATGATGCTGGCGCAAATTTCGCCCGGGTAAATTGTCAGAAAATCTTTGTCGTCACATCATCAACCGACTGTGAAACGTTGGCTCCCGCGTTAGACGAAATTCACGGGAGAAAGAGCCTCGTTCAATCTCAccgggaaaaagaatttaaaagagAGGAATGGGATCATTATCTTTCGATGATTGCGAACCTGGGAGAGGTGAAGGAAAGACGATGTTGGCAGATTATGCAAACTCTTGATAACAAGGTCGCGGAACTTTAGCCAATTAGATATTCTAATATTATGCGCCATAATTTGAGCATAGAcaagacattttgttttttcttcttctccaaacAGTCGGCAGAGAAGCTACGTATATAGGAGACATGGCTGGAGGAGGAATCCATCAGCGTGACCATTAGATTAGTCCGTTTCCTTTTCGGGTTGGGTTTGGGTGAGGTTGTTGCCTCTCTATATTCGGCCTTGTTGTTATGTCCGCTGTTGAgccaaaaggagagagagagagaaaggacatAAAAATGCCCATGCAGGCTcgattgtaaaaagaaaaaaaggccttGTGCTTATAGCCGCCGCCTATTTTCGACCAAAAAATCCTCAACGCTACacgtcgtatttttttttttttttctttccaaaacgGTTTTTGGCATCGTTCCACTTGAATTCCGTTTCATGATGGTATAGACGCAGTAGTTGCCAGCCACGACTAGACGCTGCCAGCCCGAAGCTGCCCGAAGCAACATAGCGCCAGTCTGAAGAAGCGGAATGAGAAAATGACCGAGTTGAATGGGAACGAATGCGACGTCTCGAGGCTCTAGAGAGAAATTGATGGACGTCATAAATTCACCCATCTTATTCTACTATGTAtagtcactttttcttttttcttcagcttagatttttgtttttctttgtcctTTAAAATAATTAGCCGCGCGAGACGGGCCTGCCGTCCTCCTTATTatttggaaacatttttgCGGTGCCTGGACAATGTCTCAACTTTTCACCGGGAAAAGttcgtgaaaataaaaaagaccgcGCGATGAATTGAAGCGAATCAAACTCTGCGGACTTGGGTTGAATGGCAAATGTAATAAAAGATGTGACGAGGAATGAAAAGCTCATTTATAATACGCCATagctggaaagaaagaaaatgtttctgtATGAAAAGAAGTACGGCGACTGTTTGATGTTGCACATATACAGCACGGAATAGAGCTATAACATTTTCGTCTATACACGCACACACATAGTAATATAGTATACATCCTCCTCAAGTCTGGATGATGAGGAGAAAAGCTTTATTTCACGTCCAACATATTCAAGTCGACTGTATTTAGTCAGATGGACGAAATAGtttgcacacacaaaagatactctctctctctcttttctgtcCTGTTGGACATTGCCCCGGGAGTTGGGGGCAGGGTCTTTTTGATTAAATGgacaagaggaggaggaggaaatagCGCTGGATGAGCGATACACGAATGGCTCGTTCGTTTCGCATCGGGATTGATATAAAAGACGTTGAATGCACACACAgagcacacacagagaaatcCAGGAGACTCTGTCAATAtgatgtgctgtgtgtgtgtgtgtagagactAGACATATTCTCTTGTCTTCcagacatatatatatattttcctgCCTTTACAAATAGACGCAGAGTTATAAGATGGCCGCTCTTGTTtgtaaattcttctttttttcccccccactacacactgATGTGCACTGTGCTTGTATACATATACTTTGTGTATTTAAGGGACTCACAGTTGAGTGGATTTTGCCCAAATGGCAAAAGTCTGACAGTCAGCTTTTGTTATTGATTTTCTTGTTACATAACGTCTCTTATTGCAATCTCTTCTTGGCACAGGGCTCGGCACGCtatgccaaaagaaaaaaaaattcaataaatttaattgcGATGATCATTTTCCCTGAAAATTCAAAGGCAGCACCAGCAGAATACGATAATTATTGTGCGTGAATAAGTGATGGCTCCCACGAACTTTATTGCTGGAAAATCTATGCCAAGAGTTCATTTttgcatttattatttttttctagtagtctgataataataatgtgatGAACTTTTGCATTCGTGGGTAGTTGCTGACGTCTGTTGACGTAACTGTAAACATtgacgtaaaaaaaagaaaaaaagaaacgagttgAGCCAGTTTTCGGGCTGGCCAATGAATTTCTCTCTCcatattattttttgggttgttggggACGGATTTGTTCATATCAAAGATTAATAGACAGCCCGTGTTGCTATCCGCCGAGccgcaataacatttcgtgAATCCTTGACTACATAATGATGTTGTGTTTACAATAATTTGTGATGGACGGGTTGATTTATCATCAGACTGGATTCCCTTCGTACAAGTTGACCCGCTCTACTTCGTCTGACACAAATTCCATTGTGCGGTAAAAGTTAGCGACGACGGCagacattttttggggttcaaaattttatttgtttgtcatTTTCAGTCTTGATGCTATCAAAAAGTCGTGTATCATGGCGGTGTCAATTGCTTCAACTCGAaagagatgggggggggggggtcagtGTTATTGGTGTGTAGTTGGACAATGGCCTCATCACAGCTGATTTGATTAGTCTCTGTCGCTTTTGCCTTTTTATTAACTGAACGTCTCTACCCCGCACTCTACTCCGGGCAATTTACTCTCATTTCAATTGAGAATCGTGAAGGGTGTAGCCGTCGGTAGGTGGGGGGTcgtattttgttattattgcacGCGCGGTGATGTGTCCATTCGATCCCGTTTTCCTTATAGATGGATAGACACATTCAAGCGGGCTGTATACCCCGCAGAAGACAAGGTCATCAAATTGTCCCCTATCgaccgacaaaaaaaaagaaaagaaataatagatGGGATATCTTATATTTTTCGACGCCAATCAATTGTTCCCCCCCATCGATCCGCACGCACCACCTTTATATAAATGTGTGTGACTGGATCgcagactttttatttttccttattccttttcttttcgctttaGGGATATCTGCAGTATATAATAGTAGATGACTCAGTCCATGGGTGTAGAtagatcttttttctctctctctttccatttGGCACGGCAGTTGCTCCTCCGGGTAGGGGGGCAGAGAGGCTATTGCTCCGGCCCGTTTTTCCCATAAAAGCCCATTTCCGGAgagatgtgtgtgtatttCGCTCCTGGGCCTACATGACCAGCAGAGTCCATTTATTtcatgtcttcttctttttttccttcttcttcttctttatcgcATTGAGGAAATATTTGTAGAAAAGTGATTGGTCGATCGGGTTGGATATAAAAGAATTCAATAGGATCGCAGGTGCCGGGTCGGGCCCAATCGACGATTGTGCGTGCCATTTAACAGAAAAACGACACCATTTTCATTTGCACAGAAAAACGTTCGATTAagaccaagaagaaaaagccagGCGGATCGAATCCAACGGAAGAGAGAAAGTAAAGATCAATCCATGCGTGGCCACACGGGaaggaaaaattaaacaagCACAAGGAtctgtgaagaagaagattcgctcgtgctgctgccgctgctacTCTATTCTTTATTAAAAGGAACAGAGCAGCTGCTGTTGGAGAAGATCTTTGCCTGGCCTATTGTGTGCGCATTTTTCTTTGGTAAAAGAGAGAAGCGCGTGCTGCTGATGGAATGATATCACATAATAAGCTTATCGAGCTTATACAACCCCTccgtctctcttttctctcttgtcaAAACTTGCATTTCCACCAAAAGGATAGGatcgaaaaaggaagaaaagaaaatagcaaACAATATGTATCGAACCTTTCTTCTTCCCATATGGTGTGTGATAGCCCAACACATCACAAGGAGATCCCAAGTCTGAAAAAGTTGGgcgtttcttttcctttggaCACTCtgaggaagggaaaaaaaggagatgggACACTTTTGATAagaacaacaccaacaaagccgcaccttttttttttccttttttgttcattttccttCTCCCCCCCGGTGCTACAAATATCCTCTCGCCCAGCAGGATCTCTATAGAAAAATGGAGCAGCTTCGTTTGCCATCGAGGAAAaactcgtttaaaaaaaaaaaaaaagaaaggggacCAGCATCAAACATTGACAAACACTTCGTTTTCGCCTCTTCAGGAGATCATTACGATTGAgactctgttgttgttgtggtacCGCTGGACGTGGGTCGACTCTAATCAACTTACCAATTTATGTATACACAGAATATGTGTATGTACGTACACGGACACTGTCGCCCAAGGTATATTCGCATCTCATCTTTATTAGATGGCCCCGCACTACACAGCACACAATATACAAACAAATTGATGAATGATGGCATGACGCCCGAGTTTGATAATTGAATTTCGGTCGAGATGCGATCGCGGTCGCCCGGTCTACCATCAACTCGGCTGGACTTGTGTGTAAactttttgtgctgtggacaGAGCACGCTGGACAAGATGGGAATAAGCAATAGAGATACTACAATAGCTCTTTACTTGGCTATTTCTTTGAGAgttgagttttttctttttgaaataatttcccTCCACAAGAAAGATGTACTTACGTAGGGAGAGATGTTGTTCAAGATGTTGAGGCATCTTTTCCCATCGTGTTTACGAGTtgcgttgttttctttttggccgcATCATCAAGGGCTTTATTTTTATGAACCCCACGTGACTCTTGtgagaataaataaaattccttCGCGATGACTCGTCGAGATCAAAACAAGACACTTTGTAATAAGACCATTTAAAAGACGCGGGTGGAAATGGTGAAAAATGCGTTGCCATAAATAAATGCGTGACGGCTTGTCAATGAAGGAGATATTGtcgtttgtttctttccaTGCACCGAGATTGGAGTGCGCGAGCTGTGCACTTTTTTGGGAAATTTATTATACAGGTTCTATAGAGGGCCGTCCAGTCACGCCCAATATAAAACATACAGATAAACAAAAAACCTgttgagaaaaaagaggatttttaaaaaattgttaggCCATTTGtttagaggaaaaaaaaaacgactgaAAGgcatttatttgattattcatTGAATAATATAGTTCCGGAATGATTAGTCATCCAACTCATTTGAATATGCTATTccgtttttaaaatgatttaataCAGAGTTATTCCTCTTGAAGGCAATCACTGGTGAGAAGAATGTGCCTTagaactttgtgtgtgtaaagcTCATTTATTGTTTTGTTCAAACATTAATGCGCACGTTGTTTTTCTGACAAAACTGTAGACTACAATCTATGTGGGGGCAGGAGACGCgatataataacaataaaaatgccaatttttattcttttatggATACCGTCTACGTCACATCACGAAGGCTACGACGtagaaattttatgtttttgtgCCCCATATTGGCTGTATCACGATTCACGATAGACGAGACGATCTTTTTTGCTTTCGTGTCGTGACCATACTGAGAAAATCGTTCACAAACGCCATCTAACGGCAATGGTGCAACTAGTCTGTTGCAGTCGTTGTCTACCAGCCCCAAAAAATCGaattaatcaatcaaaaatcttgAACGATTctcaaataaacaaatattctaatacatttaaaattgaaagatAACTAGAAACTAGCTTTGGTTTAAACCAAGGCAGTCATAATAGATCAGTCGATTTCAAACCCACCCAATAAATTTTGTCATGGAAGAAGCActtgtttctttaaaaaagaatggtTGGTAAGTCACAAAAATGCTCTGAAAATGACCATTACATATTTGAAACGTGAAATTGACTCTTTTTGTTCATAGGAACGTTTCGTtagagaaaataaagaaacaatttcaagaCTACGAGTCGGAAGCAGACAACGAGGAAAAAAGGTTTGTAAGGGACCCTGAGGTGTGTATCATTGTACGAaagtttagtttatttttcattctgtAAACCATATTCTACTTCAGAAATGGATCATCGAtgaagatttgaaaaatgtagcAATCCCTAGTCTTCCAGATGGAGTAAATTCGGGTAAAGTTGCCCAGGTGATTATTAACCCATTTGATTTCTATATAAGGTTGTACAAGTCTAATTTTGCAGACTTTCTCTTACACTTTCAGATTTCAACACCTATAGTCTTGCAAATAAAGGCTGTTGAAATAATTTCTGccccaaaacaaaatgttgacTCTGAGGCTGCTCCTCGAATGTTGAAAGTTGCCTTAAGTGATGGAAAAACCATTTGTTATGGAATAGAATTTgaacacatttcaaaaataaggTATGACTGCAACAATTTTTGGTTTATTGCTAAATAAGTTTGATTACAAGTTTAAGGTTTCTATGTAATTGGATTATACATCTAATGTGGGATTACATTTGTTGACTGTGTTACAGTTTGGCTACACCACCTGGGACAAAAATTCGATTAAATAGAGAAGTCAAACTCTGGAATGGGTTCATCTTGCTTGATGCCAAAAATCTTCAGTTCATAGGAGGAGAAGTGCCTGATTTAATTGAGGAATGGAAAGTTCAACAGGTGAAatcaaaaatgttaatttcaGGACAAGCTGAATTACAGAATGAACTTTCTCATATTTATCAATTTCAATTACAGTTGCTACTTGGTCACGTTAGGTCACAGGACCAGGATGGCCCACCTCCATGGGTTCCTTTTGGTCGCAGAATACAACCACTCAATATCGTCGATggacaagacaaaaaaactttagaggaaaaggaaaaagttgtcAAAGATGAAGAGTTTCTTAGCCAAAGGCAAGATGCTATTGCAGCTGCAGCTGACGCCAGTGGCGTAACAAAAGTCATCAAAGGTTCCGGACGTCaagtaataacattttttctctccagtaACTTTGAATAGAATGTTGTATAACCgtgtttttgttgaattcgCCGTAGCTGGAAATGCAACAAACTGAGAGAAGAGGTCGTGGACGTGAACGCCGCGAAAGAAATTCGTACCGAGACGAAGAGCGTTCTGCTAAACCTCGAGATTCAATTCGTCTTTTCGAATTTCTCCAACCGCAAATTGGTGAAACACCAAAGGAAGAAGACAACGCCGCCTATTCTGATGAAGATGATTACGTCGGACTAGAGGCAGAAGAAAATCGACCCAGTTGGGAACGTGACGGCGTCTACCGCCGTCCCGGCTATGGAGGTTCGGGATCGGGAGAAAAATTGTATTCTCGGGGACGGGGATCTTACCAGGATCGAAACGACCAGAATGGTCGTGGACGCCGGGGATCTTATCGTGGACAAGGAAGTTCATATATTCAGGACAATCCATATCGGGAAAGAAGAGATTCTCATCGCGGACGAGGCAGCTCCAATCAAGACGATTCTTATCGAGACAGAAAAGAGTCTCATCGTGGAAGGGGTGGTTCCAACTACGACGATTCCTATCGAGACAGAAGAGAATCACATCGTAGCCGAGGGTCTCATCAAGAAGACTGGAGGGGAGTCTCAGCAGGGACAAGTTCTCGAGGAGGAGGAAACTCCCACTTTGATCAAGAGCAATCGTACGGTGGGAGAGGGCGGTCTTATCACGATCGAAGAGGTTCGTCTCGAGGAGGGAGAGGAGGAAGAGGACTAAGAGGATCTCATCGAGACATTGAAGATTCATATTCAAACCAAAGAAGCTATAATAGAGATTATCCATCCAGCAGAAGTCCGGTTGATGCTCTGGTCGACGACTTCAAAGCCTGGCCTGGGTTGGAAGCCAAACCCACTGCCACTCAGATTTCAACTCAAGTAGAAGTCCGGGCTGCGGCTCCTCCCAGATCTCAGGAGCAATGGGCAGTCGACGATTTCTGTCTGGCCAAATGGGAATCTAGTGACAAGGTAAGCGAACCAACAAGTTTGAATTTATAACAGTTTTCATTCATTCCCTATGCATTGGTTTTTGCATTCTAAAGCATTATCCAGCTGTCATCCAGCAGTTGCATCCAGCTCGTAAATCAGCCACAGTCATGTTTGTCGAATCAGGTAATCTGGCTGGTACTTTTTTATGCATTGATCCCACAGTTCATCGTAATTGCTTGTTTGCTTACAGGTGCCGTGCGGATCGTAGAGAACAAGTATCTACGCCGTGACCCGCAAGACGAGGGGCCGACGATTACCAATCGACCGAGAGGAGGCCAAGTTTCTCGTATCTATACACCCCGGAATCGCGGTGCAACtcacggaggaggaggaggctggTAAAtagctaaaagaaaaagaatcgcaAAACAGGCGTGTATTTATCTCTACCCTCACCCGTTGTCATTTGAAACAGCGTTCATGATAATTGGTACCTACGCATTACAAGTGACACGTCAAAATCAGAAACGAGAGAAGAATCATTTGTGGTTTTAGTAAATAAATAGTCATTCCGTGGAGCCATCAGGATGGCCGTTGtcggaatcaaatcaaacttttaagagggttaaaaaaaaagaacgtttCAACAGGATCGTAATGGAGCTGGACAACAGAATTACGTATGtacattttttgttggttttgttttgtgattCTAAACGCACAAGAGCTTGTTCAAAACAC
It encodes:
- the LOC124314018 gene encoding tudor domain-containing protein 3-like, with the protein product MEEALVSLKKNGWNVSLEKIKKQFQDYESEADNEEKRFVRDPEKWIIDEDLKNVAIPSLPDGVNSGKVAQISTPIVLQIKAVEIISAPKQNVDSEAAPRMLKVALSDGKTICYGIEFEHISKISLATPPGTKIRLNREVKLWNGFILLDAKNLQFIGGEVPDLIEEWKVQQLLLGHVRSQDQDGPPPWVPFGRRIQPLNIVDGQDKKTLEEKEKVVKDEEFLSQRQDAIAAAADASGVTKVIKGSGRQLEMQQTERRGRGRERRERNSYRDEERSAKPRDSIRLFEFLQPQIGETPKEEDNAAYSDEDDYVGLEAEENRPSWERDGVYRRPGYGGSGSGEKLYSRGRGSYQDRNDQNGRGRRGSYRGQGSSYIQDNPYRERRDSHRGRGSSNQDDSYRDRKESHRGRGGSNYDDSYRDRRESHRSRGSHQEDWRGVSAGTSSRGGGNSHFDQEQSYGGRGRSYHDRRGSSRGGRGGRGLRGSHRDIEDSYSNQRSYNRDYPSSRSPVDALVDDFKAWPGLEAKPTATQISTQVEVRAAAPPRSQEQWAVDDFCLAKWESSDKHYPAVIQQLHPARKSATVMFVESGAVRIVENKYLRRDPQDEGPTITNRPRGGQVSRIYTPRNRGATHGGGGGWTGERDRESSRYTLRQDVPLQKADTSGRSITREVAFNADWKSGQFFATALQHVLDGGDTFEMDIVVLYVVVDHFGCRSETSHPGRRIQTKARKHVNNQGRKQPPTVTKFDQISKADYQMNLEIAGRKTNLR